Proteins from one Podospora pseudoanserina strain CBS 124.78 chromosome 1, whole genome shotgun sequence genomic window:
- a CDS encoding hypothetical protein (EggNog:ENOG503NXD5; COG:D; COG:Z) translates to MDSSVAASTLTRQRISVALFSLAATATVGLYCYRLYNPQPEPGGRLHRSNAVRHRRRSVNTPVAAEPPGRAQSEASYTSAESHADENADIDTTVRPLADGETVADDAQELDDNWYDDDQNQYGPQARAGQNIVSLLFRVSEDNARRSAYVHRGCQCNGCGIVPIRGIRYRCANCADFDLCETCESQGLHTKTHIFYKIRIPAPRLGPRQLQPVWYPGDPENCLRLLPKRLMAKLSKETGFERPELEALWEQWTFMANTEWKEDPDELCLAMDRKTFERYLVPSGDRQPIPNLLHDRMFAFYDDNNDDLIGFSEFLRGTSYRKRKNRLRKIFDGYDVDNDGFVSRRDFLRLFRAYYVLFKQMHRDILEGLDDQVMSSTEVQQLGTSRAPLSSLFGREGIFQPPETDRPLEGKVVNESLGEVHIADGNLRAVATDSPDVSDRQSVLNDLFAKQTQTQESLFVLADSRPSANRESGIEYLNALLNPPTRTSELPTIIVGESPRGDQLMLVMNGPQAHMTNGDGQDGGASEQTPHRVENGASPPGEEASDNSREGEGRAGDRHSARVPYIATSNRRVRLEARKKLFDRWKKRQFYLDEEEGAMAPDGWPESLDVLALANSSMESSKAPQQPSFSRSRSSSKVRFADDDDEYDHGYDTDARSNISNSSRSIPERWGGMEIPDAERDVGKEIFYQVIQQAFNEILDTLFKRKEDLAVKAAETKEARDKWRPSFTSIKLKEVDRNKQKVTKKRKPAELSLEELLAASGYSVDQSEEDGTTLVGSASEIVPDELPVLPSEEPAEISASSSEAASHRDPTMPQFRPNGDSESEPAVETPSDEDPTPVDRTAVKAEKSKKKASKKNGSVSPPSYEQLVEWKRLDLAEKEASDRGGWGRLSFEEFERIYKEEEANGSRLDYLATWIDFCIPYH, encoded by the coding sequence ATGGATTCATCTGTCGCAGCATCCACGCTGACGAGGCAACGCATTAGTGTGGCCTTATTCTCGCTCGCGGCTACCGCAACAGTCGGCTTATACTGCTACCGATTATACAACCCACAACCCGAACCCGGTGGTCGACTGCACAGGAGCAACGCCGTTCGACATCGCAGACGTTCTGTGAACACCCCCGTAGCCGCTGAACCGCCAGGTCGCGCCCAATCCGAGGCGTCCTACACGTCGGCTGAATCCCATGCCGACGAGAACGCTGATATCGACACCACAGTTCGACCCTTGGCCGATGGCGAGACGGTCGCCGACGATGCCCAGGAGCTCGATGATAACTGGTATGATGACGATCAAAATCAATATGGTCCCCAGGCACGAGCCGGTCAAAATATCGTGAGCTTGCTCTTTCGAGTTTCCGAGGACAACGCCCGGCGCAGCGCCTATGTTCACCGAGGCTGCCAGTGCAACGGGTGCGGCATTGTCCCGATTCGTGGCATCCGCTACCGCTGCGCCAACTGTGCCGATTTCGACCTCTGCGAGACATGCGAATCCCAAGGCCTCCACACCAAGACGCACATTTTCTACAAGATCAGGATCCCGGCCCCGCGCCTCGGTCCTCGCCAGCTTCAACCCGTGTGGTACCCTGGAGACCCCGAGAACTGCCTGAGACTGCTTCCTAAGAGATTGATGGCCAAGCTGTCCAAGGAAACCGGGTTCGAACGCCCAGAGTTGGAAGCTCTCTGGGAACAGTGGACGTTCATGGCCAACACGGAATGGAAGGAGGATCCGGATGAGCTGTGCTTGGCTATGGACCGCAAGACCTTTGAGCGATATCTCGTACCCTCAGGAGACAGACAGCCTATTCCGAATTTGCTACACGACCGGATGTTTGCCTTCTATGACGACAATAATGACGACCTCATCGGCTTCTCTGAATTTCTCCGCGGCACATCCTacaggaaaagaaaaaacagGCTCAGGAAGATCTTTGACGGATACGATGTGGATAACGACGGTTTCGTGAGCCGCCGAGACTTCCTACGCTTGTTCCGCGCTTATTACGTGCTCTTCAAGCAGATGCATAGGGACATTCTGGAGGGGCTGGACGATCAAGTCATGAGTTCGACTGAGGTCCAACAGCTAGGAACAAGCAGAGCACCGTTGAGCAGTCTATTTGGCCGCGAAGGCATTTTCCAGCCGCCCGAAACCGATCGCCCCTTGGAAGGAAAGGTTGTCAACGAAAGCCTGGGCGAAGTTCACATTGCGGACGGAAACCTCCGGGCTGTGGCAACGGATTCACCTGATGTTTCCGACCGACAGTCAGTTTTGAATGACTTGTTCGCAAAGCAAACCCAGACCCAGGAAAGCCTGTTTGTTCTGGCTGATAGTAGGCCATCGGCGAACAGAGAAAGCGGCATCGAATACCTGAACGCTCTCTTGAACCCACCAACCCGGACCAGCGAGCTACCGACTATTATAGTGGGGGAGTCGCCGCGCGGTGACCAGTTGATGCTTGTTATGAACGGCCCACAAGCTCACATGACAAACGGTGATGGTCAAGACGGCGGGGCCAGCGAGCAAACACCTCACCGAGTCGAGAATGGCGCTTCCCCACCCGGTGAGGAGGCCAGTGACAACTCCAGGGAGGGCGAAGGACGCGCCGGGGACCGTCACTCCGCTCGCGTTCCCTATATTGCCACCTCTAACCGACGTGTAAGGCTTGAAGCACGAAAAAAGCTATTTGATCGTTGGAAGAAGCGGCAGTTTTActtggatgaagaggaaggtgctATGGCTCCTGACGGCTGGCCTGAAAGCCTTGACGTCTTGGCACTGGCGAATTCGTCAATGGAAAGCTCAAAGGCTCCTCAACAGCCTTCTTTCTCGCGGTCACGATCTTCATCTAAAGTGCGatttgctgatgatgatgatgagtatGACCATGGCTACGATACTGATGCGAGATCCAACATCTCCAATTCTTCACGGAGTATACCAGAAAGATGGGGCGGAATGGAAATCCCTGATGCCGAAAGAGACGTGGGCAAGGAAATCTTTTACCAAGTCATTCAGCAGGCGTTCAACGAAATACTCGATACCCTCTTCAAACGCAAGGAGGACCTTGCGGTAAAGGCGGCGGAAACCAAGGAGGCGCGTGACAAATGGAGACCGTCCTTTACATCCATCAAGCTCAAAGAGGTCGACAGGAACAAGCAGAAAGTTaccaagaagcgcaagcCTGCTGAGCTGTCCTTGGAAGAGCTTCTTGCTGCTAGCGGGTACAGCGTTGACcagagcgaggaggatggaacCACTCTGGTGGGTTCAGCCTCTGAGATTGTGCCAGACGAGTTGCCTGTTCTGCCATCTGAGGAGCCTGCGGAAatatcagcatcatcatcagaggcGGCTTCTCATCGCGATCCAACGATGCCGCAATTTAGACCCAATGGCGATTCTGAATCCGAACCCGCCGTCGAGACACCCTCTGACGAGGACCCTACCCCGGTCGATAGAACCGCGGTGAAGGCGGAAAaatccaagaagaaggccagcaAGAAGAATGGATCAGTGTCTCCGCCATCCTATGAACAGTTGGTGGAGTGGAAACGACTGGAtctggctgagaaggaggcaAGCGATCGCGGTGGATGGGGCAGGCTCAGCTTCGAGGAATTTGAGCGTATctacaaggaggaggaagccaacGGTAGCCGGCTTGACTATCTGGCTACCTGGATCGACTTTTGCATCCCGTATCACTAG
- the MSY1 gene encoding tyrosyl-tRNA synthetase (EggNog:ENOG503NTZP; BUSCO:EOG09262JRP; COG:J), which yields MAFGKGALMSMSRGSICRRCLLTMKSMAGGGPISTYAQQRGKKTWHGPKYQAKIDQAQADWEERAEKIKKGEIQNTWDMFVERGYVKDTAGSTKSGAEVNLKCTVFRSRLADFNSGERSHETIRKLMLHKRIGAYTGIDPTAPSLHIGHLLPLMPIFWMYMHGYAGYTLIGGATAKIGDPTDRLVSRTPLKRTDLTMNLTKIHYQLKALWMNVEEQARRRGFEKDWAWKRAVVNNSTWWNSLPLIEVLKRLGDSMRMGPLLSRDTVKNKMSKGDGMSFSEFTYPLMQGWDWWHMYQANGIQMQIGGSDQYGNIVTGVETVKVVRDNEPDPAKKIEGGPFNDPVGFTVPLLTDSAGVKFGKSAGNAVWLDRFQTSEFDLYGYFVRRSDQEVEKLLKLFTFLPMENINEAMKIHSENPARRVAQHLLAFEVVGLVHGMNAAHRTALNHQARYGKQIDIPGVTLRMPKAATEDTPPSILDAPKMDMQLPESLIMGKSIGRILYAAGLAKSASEGHRLATQQGAYIGAMPGHKRTDDNKVMDYSQLSFTPIKLWFPQETRNYLIDGKMLILRKGKVQIRVIEMVSDKEWKESGQTYPGEPGTGALRMLRQQLKMLKSGMLTPDEVKANLKNHVEEEAPPPGFMKFPDQDSYAIRRATQELMDEIHQKEVGGDSPREERGE from the exons ATGGCGTTCGGAAAAGGAGCGCTCATGAGCATGAGCAGAGGCTCCATCTGCCGGAGATGCCTGCTAACGATGAAGTCCATGGCTGGTGGAGGGCCAATATCAACATACGCTCAACAACGCGGCAAAAAAACATGGCACGGCCCGAAGTACCAGGCGAAGATTGACCAGGCACAGGCTGATTGGGAAGAGCGGGCtgaaaagatcaagaagggAGAGATTCAAAACACATGGGATATGTTTGTTGAGAGAGGCTATGTGAAGGACACAGCTGG GTCTACAAAGTCTGGCGCTGAGGTAAACTTGAAGTGCACTGTTTTCCGGAGCAGATTGGCTGACTTCAACTCGGGAGAAAGATCTCATGAAACTATTCGCAAACTGATGCTTCACAAACGGATTGGCGCCTACACTGGCATTGACCCAACGGCGCCCTCCCTACACATTGGCCATTTGCTCCCACTCATGCCGATTTTCTGGATGTATATGCACGGTTACGCTGGTTACACTCTGATCGGTGGCGCGACGGCCAAGATTGGCGACCCTACTGACCGGCTGGTCAGCCGCACGCCTCTCAAAAGGACCGACCTCACCATGAATTTGACCAAGATACACTACCAACTCAAGGCCCTCTGGATGAATGTGGAGGAACAGGCAAGGAGGCGGGGCTTCGAGAAGGATTGGGCATGGAAACGGGCTGTTGTGAACAACTCTACATGGTGGAACTCGCTTCCTCTGATCGAGGTTCTCAAGAGGTTAGGGGATAGTATGAGAATGGGTCCCTTGCTATCCCGCGATAC GGTCAAGAACAAAATGTCGAAAGGCGATGGCATGTCCTTCTCAGAATTCACCTACCCGCTCATGCAAGGTTGGGATTGGTGGCATATGTATCAGGCAAATGGAATCCAGATGCAGATCGGTGGCTCCGACCAGTATGGAAACATCGTGACCGGCGTCGAGACGGTGAAAGTCGTCCGTGATAACGAGCCAGATCCGGCGAAAAAAATTGAAGGTGGTCCCTTCAACGATCCGGTCGGCTTCACCGTCCCCCTCTTAACAGACTCAGCCGGTGTCAAGTTTGGAAAAAGCGCCGGCAATGCCGTTTGGCTCGACAGGTTTCAGACTTCCGAGTTCGACCTTTACGGTTACTTTGTGCGGCGATCCGATCAAGAGGTTGAGAAGCTTCTCAAGCTCTTCACCTTCCTGCCTATGGAGAACATCAACGAGGCCATGAAGATCCACAGCGAGAACCCCGCCCGACGAGTTGCTCAACATCTGCTGGCCTTTGAGGTAGTCGGCTTGGTGCACGGCATGAACGCGGCGCATAGGACCGCCTTGAACCACCAGGCCAGGTACGGAAAGCAAATCGACATCCCCGGCGTCACGCTCAGGATGCCCAAGGCAGCAACCGAGGACACGCCACCCTCCATTCTAGACGCCCCCAAGATGGACATGCAACTGCCCGAATCTCTCATCATGGGCAAATCCATCGGCCGCATCCTCTACGCCGCAGGCCTCGCAAAGAGCGCCTCAGAAGGCCACCGCCTCGCCACCCAGCAAGGTGCCTACATTGGCGCCATGCCTGGCCACAAGCGCACCGATGACAACAAGGTGATGGACTACTCCCAGCTCAGCTTCACCCCCATCAAGCTCTGGTTCCCCCAGGAGACGAGGAACTACCTCATCGACGGCAAGATGCTCATCCTCCGCAAGGGCAAGGTCCAGATTCGCGTCATTGAAATGGTCAGCGACAAGGAGTGGAAGGAGTCTGGTCAGACGTACCCTGGCGAGCCGGGGACCGGTGCGCTGCGCATGCTTCGCCAGCAGTTGAAGATGCTAAAGTCGGGGATGCTGACGCCGGACGAGGTCAAGGCCAACTTGAAGAAccatgtcgaggaggaggcgccgcCGCCTGGGTTTATGAAGTTTCCGGATCAGGACTCTTATGCTATTAGGAGGGCGACTCAGGAGCTGATGGATGAGATTCACCAGAAGGAGGTAGGGGGTGATTCGCcgagggaagagaggggggaatga
- the NPR2 gene encoding Nitrogen permease regulator 2 (BUSCO:EOG09262H34; COG:P; EggNog:ENOG503NWXK) produces the protein MIQGIFYARFLPQEGTKIVAQSPPGCIVPVTTPGPNTAPVPSQTISNLNASITSSSTTPGTSTTTPAIKSPLFDFAVLSEYIIPREPFRNRYITVTDPDNKYLVLGFPVSIPDPRYHRNEFIFNFGLVVDRDVDQVPYERVVRRLAITFAEMERQSGYLSQDQTKAQEEYAWEERRDMNGDGGFFSMRRPIESLLEIIKEDLNNYGECMIPVDDANTINMKLFPYHPNPPEVKSWHVPVAKMKLADIVDPTWDLTLQKVIAHIDGVSDVRRIAFQADVSLELTQLALRHLLYYDTILLLDIFFFSACYAPRPGIHDFIANVDGMVDECANYVCVGALGIHSNDNYKYSNPRSSSTTTLNNNSSALNSFSTTPRSSSHHLSTSPSNLSPETHSHYPTSPFYNPSSSCLISIERDHRLPNYLLIKLMTTFASSKTVMEWLKMHMDAGIDVLRYVDVRRLVQFGVIKGCLYRVHKHVVSKQYLASLATGQSRKLTEREAAARGGGRRDPLQKYTDGCHCFDEIITEMNMTDAEVMERLKGFRGAPTGDLTVLHR, from the exons ATGATTCAGGGTATTTTCTATGCCCGCTTCCTTCCCCAAGAAG GCACAAAGATTGTGGCTCAGTCACCGCCCGGCTGCATTGTTCCAGTCACAACCCCAGGTCCAAATACGGCTCCTGTTCCCTCGCAAACAATCAGCAACCTCAATGCTAGCATCACATCTTCCTCAACGACGCCTGgcacctcaacaaccacccccgccatAAAATCTCCATTATTTGACTTTGCGGTCCTGTCCGAGTACATCATTCCTAGGGAGCCGTTCCGCAACAGGTACATCACCGTGACCGACCCAGATAACAAATACCTTGTCCTTGGTTTCCCTGTTTCTATCCCAGACCCCCGGTATCACCGCAATGAGTTCATCTTCAATTTTGGTCTCGTGGTCGATCGCGATGTCGATCAGGTTCCTTATGAGAGGGTTGTTCGACGGCTGGCGATTACCTTTGCGGAAATGGAAAGGCAGAGCGGGTATCTCAGCCAAGACCAGACTAAGGCCCAGGAAGAGTACGCGTGGGAAGAAAGGAGGGACAtgaatggggatgggggcttCTTTTCGATGAGGAGGCCGATTGAGAGTTTGTTGGAGATCATCAAGGAGGATTTGAATAATTATGGAGAGTGCATGATCCCCGTTG ACGacgccaacaccatcaacatgaaGCTCTTCCCTTATCACCCCAATCCACCAGAAGTCAAAAGTTGGCACGTCCCAGTAGCAAAAATGAAACTCGCCGACATCGTCGACCCAACCTGGGACCTGACCCTCCAAAAGGTAATCGCCCACATCGACGGCGTCTCCGACGTCCGCCGAATCGCCTTCCAAGCAGACGTCTCCCTAGAACTAACCCAACTcgccctccgccacctcctctactacgacaccatcctcctcctcgacatattcttcttctccgcctgcTACGCCCCCCGCCCCGGAATCCACGATTTCATCGCCAACGTCGACGGCATGGTAGATGAATGCGCCAATTACGTCTGCGTGGGCGCACTGGGAATTCATTCCAACGACAATTACAAGTATTCCAACCCCAGGTCGtcgtcaaccaccaccctcaacaacaactcctccgccctgaactccttctccaccacccctcgatcctcctcccaccacctctccacctcccccagcaATTTGTCTCCAGAAACTCACTCCCACtaccccacctcccccttctacaacccatcctcctcctgcctcatCTCTATCGAACGAGACCACCGCCTACCAAATTATCTGCTCATCAAACTAATGACCACCTTTGCCTCCTCAAAAACAGTAATGGAGTGGCTAAAAATGCACATGGACGCCGGGATAGACGTCCTCAGATACGTCGACGTCCGGAGGTTGGTGCAGTTTGGTGTGATAAAAGGTTGTTTGTACCGTGTTCACAAGCATGTGGTGTCGAAGCAGTATCTAGCCTCGTTAGCGACGGGTCAAAGTAGGAAGTTGACTGAACGGGAGGCCGCGGCTAGGGGAGGCGGGAGAAGGGATCCGCTGCAAAAGTACACGGATGGGTGTCATTGTTTTGATGAGATCATCACCGAGATGAACATGACGGACGCGGAGGTGATGGAGCGGCTgaaggggttcaggggggCGCCGACGGGGGATTTGACGGTGCTCCATCGCTGA
- the SDH4 gene encoding membrane anchor subunit of succinate dehydrogenase, Sdh4 (COG:C; EggNog:ENOG503P2TR), protein MASIARSSLLRQVATKPALQNSIIARAAFHTTAKRDLLPPLPQRVVGTVNDAAPVPPPSPSHGSYHWTFDRLVAASLIPLTVAPFAAGSLNPTMDAVLCATLLIHSHTGFQNIIVDYVPQYRTPRARKAAIWGLNAATVVVGLALYEYETSDVGITETIKRLWKA, encoded by the exons ATGGCCTCCATCGCCCGCTCTTCCCTGCTGCGCCAGGTTGCGACAAAGCCTGCTCTCCAGAACAGCATCATCGCGCGTGCTGCTTTCCACACTACCGCCAAGAgggacctcctcccccctcttcccc AGCGTGTTGTTGGCACAG TCAACGATGCTGCCCCCGTAccgcccccttctccctcgcaCGGCTCCTACCACTGGACCTTTGACCGTCTCGTCGCTGCGTCCCTGATCCCCCTTACCGTCGCTCCTTTCGCCGCCGGCTctctcaaccccaccatggATGCCGTCCTGTgcgccaccctcctcatccactcTCACACCGGCTTCCAGAACATCATCGTCGATTACGTTCCCCAATACAGAACACCCCGGGCCCGCAAGGCTGCCATCTGGGGCCTCAACGCCGCCACCGTCGTTGTCGGCCTTGCCCTCTACGAGTACGAGACCAGCGATGTCGGCATCACCGAGACCATCAAGAGACTGTGGAAGGCTtaa
- the VPS53 gene encoding Vacuolar protein sorting-associated protein 53 (BUSCO:EOG092612AK; COG:U; EggNog:ENOG503NVVZ), with amino-acid sequence MNITVADSLSLDSVDYDPIAHLNLLFSHPSTVSSVSSVSATIQKHKDELSKSITSLETAQAYGPDSSLERMQSAQAELASLFQRIESVRSRALQTERDITTMTADIKRLDGTKRNLTLSMTALKRLQMLTTAYEQLRGLARTRQYRECAGLLQAVLQLMRHFNSYRSIEQIAVLSRNVSELQRELLEQVCEDFEIAFAKGEVGARRAVLVEACLVMDALGDHAKTRLVTWYVNTELREYRQVFRGNDEAGSLDNIGRRYAWFKRTLKTHEEEHAVIFPPHWRVNETLAMSFCDGTREDFKGILEKSMRRPDGPKLDVNLLLSCLQETMDFEQGLERRFANEPRASIDTLSSADDRAQNFNGSISAAFEPYLSLWVESQDRALASMIPKYKQQPLIPADEEFSPQAVIPSAIELFHFYKVTLSQCAKLSTGERLLDLTKTLAKYLDEYAQQVLLGFLQRGGTQGPPIEDIILVLNTADFWHTNTDQLEEFIKKRIDPDMTSRVDLSDQSDAFMGAAGASVMALVAKVELECESAWREMRNTNWSRMESVSDHSSYVSELLKHVNSKAEEILPLVVKQQYARTFCDNLVDHLANAYITNVVQCKPVCETGAEQMLLDKYVLTKSLENLMSFHTASSSTQPPASFVKHVNTSMTRMDPLLKTLQVRPSPPEGLVQAYLIHIADRSDTNFRKILELKGVRRADQAHLLELFAIHREGPAAAGGKLVQSSPLLTPLLNSTSGGLGSTTAAGGSGLAAGLAAGGLQTRFDAASLGERLLTAARDSAERAGVGAATGEGVTMNENLRNIGNFFRRDIGGLGARFGRRDITPTNNSRPDV; translated from the exons ATGAATATAACCGTCGCGGATTCTCTGTCTCTAGACTCAG TGGACTACGATCCGATCGCACATCTCAACCTCCTATTCTCCCACCCGTCCACTGTATCCTCGGTCTCGAGCGTATCCGCGACGATTCAGAAACACAAAGATGAACTCTCCAAGTCCATTACTTCGCTGGAAACGGCCCAAGCCTACGGCCCCGACTCCTCGCTAGAAAGAATGCAGTCGGCTCAGGCCGAACTGGCCTCTCTATTCCAGCGCATTGAAAGTGTGCGAAGCCGAGCTCTACAGACCGAAcgcgacatcaccaccatgacgGCCGACATTAAGCGTTTGGATGGCACCAAGCGCAACCTAACCCTCAGCATGACTGCCCTCAAGCGGCTCCAGATGTTGACCACCGCCTACGAACAACTTCGAGGATTGGCTCGGACCCGCCAGTACCGCGAGTGTGCTGGCCTTTTGCAAGCTGTTTTGCAGCTCATGCGCCACTTCAATAGCTACCGGAGCATTGAACAAATCGCCGTGCTAAGCCGAAACGTCAGCGAGCTGCAGCGGGAGCTCTTGGAGCAAGTCTGCGAGGATTTCGAGATAGCATTCGCCAAGGGAGAGGTCGGTGCCCGTCGCGCGGTTCTGGTAGAGGCCTGTCTCGTTATGGATGCGTTGGGCGATCATGCGAAGACTCGACTGGTGACTTGGTATGTCAATACAGAGCTGCGCGAGTACCGTCAGGTCTTTAGAGGCAACGATGAAGCCGGGAGCTTGGACAACATTGGGCGACGCTATGCATGGTTCAAACGCACCCTAAAGACGCACGAGGAAGAGCACGCTGTGATCTTCCCGCCTCATTGGCGCGTCAATGAGACGCTAGCCATGTCCTTTTGCGACGGGACCAGGGAGGACTTCAAAGGCATTTTGGAAAAGAGCATGCGGAGACCCGACGGTCCCAAACTCGACGTGAACCTGCTACTTAGCTGCCTGCAGGAAACCATGGACTTCGAGCAAGGCCTTGAAAGGCGCTTTGCGAACGAGCCAAGGGCTAGCATTGATACGCTCAGTTCCGCAGACGACAGGGCACAGAATTTCAACGGGTCAATATCTGCGGCATTCGAGCCCTACCTGAGTTTGTGGGTCGAGTCGCAGGACAGAGCATTGGCAAGCATGATACCAAAGTACAAACAACAGCCCCTCATTCCGGCTGACGAGGAGTTTTCGCCTCAGGCGGTGATACCATCAGCCATTGAATTATTCCACTTTTACAAGGTCACCCTATCCCAGTGCGCCAAGCTATCCACTGGTGAGCGGCTGCTCGACCTGACGAAGACGTTAGCAAAGTACTTGGACGAATATGCTCAGCAagttcttcttggcttcctccaaCGTGGTGGAACTCAAGGGCCACCTATCGAGGACATCATACTTGTACTTAACACCGCGGACTTCTGGCATACCAACACTGATCAGCTGGAGGAATTTATCAAGAAGCGCATTGACCCGGATATGACATCTCGAGTGGACCTCTCTGACCAGTCAGATGCCTTCATGGGGGCTGCTGGCGCTTCCGTCATGGCTTTGGTTGCCAAGGTTGAGTTAGAATGCGAGTCCGCTTGGCGCGAGATGAGGAACACCAACTGGTCACGCATGGAAAGTGTCTCGGATCACAGCTCCTATGTGAGCGAGCTCCTGAAACATGTCAAcagcaaggccgaggagataTTGCCGCTTGTTGTGAAGCAACAATATGCTCGCACGTTCTGTGACAATCTCGTCGACCATCTTGCCAACGCCTACATCACCAATGTGGTCCAGTGCAAGCCTGTTTGCGAAACTGGCGCCGAGCAGATGCTTTTGGACAAGTATGTCCTGACAAAGTCGTTGGAGAATCTCATGTCCTTCCACacggcatcctcctcgactcAACCGCCCGCTTCATTCGTAAAGCATGTCAACACATCCATGACCCGCATGGATCCGTTGCTTAAAACCCTACAAGTTCGCCCTTCACCACCAGAGGGTCTCGTTCAGGCCTATCTTATACACATCGCTGACCGGTCCGATACCAACTTCCGCAAGATTCTGGAGCTCAAGGGTGTGCGGAGAGCAGACCAGGCACATCTCCTTGAGCTGTTCGCCATCCATCGGGAAGGTCCTGCAGCAGCGGGAGGCAAGCTTGTCCAGAGCTCTCCTCTTTTAACACCACTTCTCAACTCTACGTCTGGTGGACTGGGAAGTACTACCGCAGCAGGTGGCAGTGGTCTTGCCGCGGGGTTGGCTGCAGGCGGTTTGCAAACTCGTTTCGATGCCGCGTCTCTTGGTGAAAGGCTATTGACTGCAGCCAGAGATAGTGCAGAAAGGGCTGGTGTGGGGGCGGCAACAGGTGAAGGTGTCACTATGAATGAAAATTTGAGGAATATCGGAAACTTCTTCAGAAGGGATATTGGCGGTTTAGGGGCACGGTTTGGGAGAAGAGATATCACTCCTACAAATAACAGCAGGCCTGACGTATAG